The Eurosta solidaginis isolate ZX-2024a chromosome 4, ASM4086904v1, whole genome shotgun sequence genome includes a window with the following:
- the LOC137248384 gene encoding uncharacterized protein isoform X1, producing MSLLCGKTSFLVFLLIFLTIVSCKTMEKAPFIMDNELLAECLMELKMPELLRLQHSLERMPELKYAEPIESRESHLALNETAVCEASKHKENGTCVSPQALALSAEKRGYDYHPWQAEEKPSKLQTIFHISITALAFLSFGGYLLCLIVQAIKSKGTTYIHPDLPTALTNGNGGVKRIKIYRRSRRAAVRERTDEGRLQYEHMTGPYNAYYSKNHQNVAQIND from the exons ATGTCATTGCTGTGCGGAAAAACTTCATTTCTtgtatttttgttgatatttttgaCAATTGTTAGCTGCAAAACAATGGAAAAAGCGCCATTTATAATGGACAACGAATTGTTGGCTGAATGTTTGATGGAACTGAAAATGCCGGAATTGTTGCGCCTGCAGCATTCGCTTGAAAGAATGCCTGAGCTGAAATATGCTGAGCCAATCGAGAGTAGAGAATCGCATCTAGCTTTGAACGAAACAGCGGTTTGTGAGGCTTCGAAGCACAAGGAAAATGGTACATGCGTGAGCCCACAAGCCTTGGCGCTGTCTGCCGAGAAACG GGGCTATGACTATCATCCTTGGCAAGCGGAAGAGAAACCTTCTAAATTACAAACTATATTTCATATCAGCATAACGGCTCTCGCTTTTCTCTCATTTGGCGGCTACCTGCTTTGTCTCATTGTACAGGCAATCAAAAGCAAAG GTACAACTTACATCCATCCTGATTTACCTACGGCACTGACCAATGGTAATGGTGGCGTTAAGCGAATTAAAATTTATCGACGAAGTCGTAGAGCAGCGGTACGTGAGCGAACTGACGAAGGGAGACTGCAGTATGAGCATATGACTGGCCCATATAACGCTTATTACTCTAAGAATCATCAAAATGTGGCGCAAATAAATGACTAA
- the LOC137248384 gene encoding uncharacterized protein isoform X2, with translation MCLLSSCKTMEKAPFIMDNELLAECLMELKMPELLRLQHSLERMPELKYAEPIESRESHLALNETAVCEASKHKENGTCVSPQALALSAEKRGYDYHPWQAEEKPSKLQTIFHISITALAFLSFGGYLLCLIVQAIKSKGTTYIHPDLPTALTNGNGGVKRIKIYRRSRRAAVRERTDEGRLQYEHMTGPYNAYYSKNHQNVAQIND, from the exons CTGCAAAACAATGGAAAAAGCGCCATTTATAATGGACAACGAATTGTTGGCTGAATGTTTGATGGAACTGAAAATGCCGGAATTGTTGCGCCTGCAGCATTCGCTTGAAAGAATGCCTGAGCTGAAATATGCTGAGCCAATCGAGAGTAGAGAATCGCATCTAGCTTTGAACGAAACAGCGGTTTGTGAGGCTTCGAAGCACAAGGAAAATGGTACATGCGTGAGCCCACAAGCCTTGGCGCTGTCTGCCGAGAAACG GGGCTATGACTATCATCCTTGGCAAGCGGAAGAGAAACCTTCTAAATTACAAACTATATTTCATATCAGCATAACGGCTCTCGCTTTTCTCTCATTTGGCGGCTACCTGCTTTGTCTCATTGTACAGGCAATCAAAAGCAAAG GTACAACTTACATCCATCCTGATTTACCTACGGCACTGACCAATGGTAATGGTGGCGTTAAGCGAATTAAAATTTATCGACGAAGTCGTAGAGCAGCGGTACGTGAGCGAACTGACGAAGGGAGACTGCAGTATGAGCATATGACTGGCCCATATAACGCTTATTACTCTAAGAATCATCAAAATGTGGCGCAAATAAATGACTAA
- the LOC137248384 gene encoding uncharacterized protein isoform X3, which translates to MEKAPFIMDNELLAECLMELKMPELLRLQHSLERMPELKYAEPIESRESHLALNETAVCEASKHKENGTCVSPQALALSAEKRGYDYHPWQAEEKPSKLQTIFHISITALAFLSFGGYLLCLIVQAIKSKGTTYIHPDLPTALTNGNGGVKRIKIYRRSRRAAVRERTDEGRLQYEHMTGPYNAYYSKNHQNVAQIND; encoded by the exons ATGGAAAAAGCGCCATTTATAATGGACAACGAATTGTTGGCTGAATGTTTGATGGAACTGAAAATGCCGGAATTGTTGCGCCTGCAGCATTCGCTTGAAAGAATGCCTGAGCTGAAATATGCTGAGCCAATCGAGAGTAGAGAATCGCATCTAGCTTTGAACGAAACAGCGGTTTGTGAGGCTTCGAAGCACAAGGAAAATGGTACATGCGTGAGCCCACAAGCCTTGGCGCTGTCTGCCGAGAAACG GGGCTATGACTATCATCCTTGGCAAGCGGAAGAGAAACCTTCTAAATTACAAACTATATTTCATATCAGCATAACGGCTCTCGCTTTTCTCTCATTTGGCGGCTACCTGCTTTGTCTCATTGTACAGGCAATCAAAAGCAAAG GTACAACTTACATCCATCCTGATTTACCTACGGCACTGACCAATGGTAATGGTGGCGTTAAGCGAATTAAAATTTATCGACGAAGTCGTAGAGCAGCGGTACGTGAGCGAACTGACGAAGGGAGACTGCAGTATGAGCATATGACTGGCCCATATAACGCTTATTACTCTAAGAATCATCAAAATGTGGCGCAAATAAATGACTAA
- the b6 gene encoding uncharacterized protein b6, producing the protein MLRSSLRNYVLAAGLLCCLSPSCGWKPIVGSGSFTTTYNLQQSHPGKATSAKTLTLGSGSAENIEYSGSPLLPRETASKVLSGVGDAVAISAPLGAHSGLKFESDEFEYERELFGGSDYREDHCAVKKFAFNHDGTVVYENELPDLNQFTICFWSRYTNHSGDHVLLTYSVKDEPREFQFWVSNSKNSSFISMAIKGQQVFRLNYPLRVRQWHHQCSSWNGKTGEWQVWMKKERVGRGFHNALVSHTIPAKGKLYSGGPSPTGDLSEGLHFEITLIQIYHIALSAGKAHRDHKHHHAHHFDYEGRELSTTTRAPPAINRPLPMHSLLASGQIPTRVRLNLAQPQPPQPAQSTQLVQQSSGNDNTLFPTSEQQQAITINTNFVNGQINTGSRLVSQQLLGHLMRPPTGLLLQPKTVQTSSATREYSTLNNPANVQFIDETETRIFFKRQAKPNGTEASFGDKLVRKRAADFVRARVRPLPQKNVQKRGLVLLEDGSVVDDPLTDSSFKYDGLADFGGQQFKHDLNVKMNIDDEVHEHDREPAEEEVKAVMALCSTCDTEPFQGAIVFAWKDAKAQMDNALKGLSVGGCGNF; encoded by the exons ATGCTACGAAGTTCGTTACGAAACTATGTCCTTGCAGCAGGACTTTTATGCTGTTTGTCTCCTAGTTGTGGCTGGAAGCCCATAGTCGGTAGTGGCTCATTTACGACTACCTACAACCTACAGCAGTCACATCCGGGCAAAGCAACCAGCGCAAAAACTCTGACACTCGGCAGTGGTTCAGCTGAAAATATCGAGTATTCTGGATCGCCCTTATTGCCACGGGAAACCGCGAGTAAGGTGTTGAGTGGAGTTGGTGATGCTGTAGCGATATCGGCGCCACTTGGTGCACATTCTGGTCTCAAATTTGAAAGTGATGAGTTTGAATATGAACGTGAACTGTTTGGTGGCAGCGACTACAGAGAG GATCACTGCGCGGTTAAAAAGTTCGCCTTTAATCATGACGGTACTGTGGTCTACGAGAATGAGTTGCCCGATTTGAATCAATTCACAATTTGTTTTTGGTCGCGTTATACAAATCATAGCGGAGATCATGTGCTCTTAACATATTCGG TTAAGGATGAACCGCGTGAGTTCCAATTTTGGGTTTCGAATTCAAAAAATTCCAGTTTTATTTCAATGGCCATAAAAGGTCAGCAGGTTTTCAG GCTCAATTATCCGTTGCGTGTGCGTCAGTGGCATCATCAATGTTCGTCTTGGAATGGAAAGACTGGCGAATGGCAGGTCTGGATGAAGAAAGAACGTGTTGGACGCGGCTTCCACAATGCG TTGGTTAGTCATACAATTCCGGCAAAAGGCAAACTTTATTCGGGTGGGCCATCGCCGACGGGCGACTTATCAGAGGGTCTACACTTCGAAATCACACTGATACAGATATATCACATTGCGTTGAGTGCAGGTAAAGCGCACCGAGATCACAAGCATCACCATGCGCACCATTTCGATTATGAAGGACGCGAGTTGTCAACAACCACGAGAGCACCCCCAGCT ATAAACCGACCATTGCCAATGCACAGCCTGCTAGCAAGCGGACAGATACCAACCCGTGTGCGTCTAAATCTTGCGCAACCACAGCCACCACAACCAGCACAATCAACGCAATTGGTGCAGCAGTCGTCCGGTAACGATAACACGCTTTTCCCAACGTCTGAACAACAGCAGGCCATCACCATTAATACGAACTTCGTGAACGGACAAATCAATACCGGCTCGCGTTTGGTATCGCAACAGTTATTGGGGCATCTTATGCGACCACCAACAGGTTTGTTATTGCAACCAAAGACGGTACAAACTAGCTCAGCAACGCGTGAATATAGCACACTAAATAATCCCGCGAATGTGCAGTTCATTGATGAGACGGAGACACGCATTTTCTTTAAGCGTCAAGCAAAGCCCAACGGCACGGAGGCGTCCTTTGGTGATAAGTTGGTGCGTAAGCGCGCCGCTGATTTCGTGCGAGCTCGTGTAAGGccattaccacaaaaaaatgtacaaaaacgtGGCTTAGTATTGCTGGAGGATGGCAGTGTTGTGGATGATCCGTTGACTGACAGCAGTTTCAAATATGACGGTCTTGCAGACTTCGGCGGACAACAATTCAAACATGATTTGAATGTTAAGATGAACATTGATGACGAAGTTCACGAACATGATCGCGAACCAGCAGAGGAAGAAGTTAAGGCGGTTATGGCGTTGTGTAGTACTTGCGATACAGAACCATTCCAAGGTGCGATTGTGTTTGCATGGAAGGACGCCAAAGCGCAAATGGATAACGCGCTCAAAGGGCTAAGTGTAGGTGGATGTGGTAATTTTTGA
- the ND-42 gene encoding NADH dehydrogenase [ubiquinone] 1 alpha subcomplex subunit 10, mitochondrial, protein MTTIIRVGVVRLCSRNAAPSFLNTQSASPLALTQNRSIMGKTMRGGPRPIKVPPYPYKEKNYNVFNSFFDKTSPRMDENSKIICVEGPIAAGKSKFAKELADELEMCYMPAVDMDLVYINSYGYDMRKLDPQLPELCRSYDATNFCREPTHPLAAQFQIRMYMLKFEQYIDALQHVLSTGQGVVLDRCCYSDFVFAEAMLRNGFLSSGAHSVYHEIRQNTIHELLKPHLVIYLDCHVDAVKQRIKARNLDHEVNSKVFTDAYLKDIEMYYKQHFLKDISTHAEILIYDWWAGGDTEVVVEDIERIDFDQFEVDHHDKKMKDWRFPLESLWGEARIKYCNQKGVMMNLFNVPRFDVPELVRSAEDGKVWRDVWFNAPGMQYRPGYNEDMGDTGLLFKAKVPYNEPM, encoded by the exons ATGACTACCATTATCCGTGTTGGCGTTGTGCGGCTTTGTAGTCGTAATGCTGCTCCATCATTCTTGAACACGCAATCGGCGTCCCCATTGGCGCTAACTCAAAACCGTTCCATCATGGGAAAAACTATGCGTGGCGGCCCACGTCCAATTAAAGTACCTCCCTATCCATACAAAGAAAAAAACTACAATGTTTTCAATTCGTTTTTTGACAAAACGTCACCTCGTATGGATGAaaattccaaaataatttgtgttGAGGGACCGATTGCTGCAGGCAAAAGCAAGTTCGCGAAAGAATTGGCCGATGAGTTAGAAATGTGCTATATGCCCGCTGTCGATATGGATTTGGTATACATTAATTCTTATGGCTATGATATGCGTAAATTAGATCCCCAACTGCCGGAACTCTGTCGCTCATATGATGCGACTAACTTTTGTCGCGAACCCACTCACCCGTTGGCTGCGCAATTCCAAATCCGCATGTACATGCTAAAGTTCGAGCAATATATTGATGCCTTACAACATGTGCTTTCGACAGGTCAGGGTGTTGTTTTGGATCGCTGTTGCTATTCTGATTTTGTGTTCGCGGAAGCAATGCTTAGAAATGGTTTCCTTTCTTCTGGCGCTCATTCAGTTTATCATGAAATACGTCAAAATACCATTCATGAACTTCTTAAACCGCATTTGGTTATCTACTTGGACTGCCACGTTGATGCTGTTAAG CAACGTATCAAGGCCCGTAACTTAGATCACGAAGTTAATTCAAAGGTTTTCACTGATGCCTACCTTAAAGATATTGAAATGTATTATAAACAACATTTCCTCAAAGATATAAGTACACATGCCGAAATTTTAATTTACGACTGGTGGGCTGGTGGTGACACCGAAGTAGTAGTCGAAGATATTGAACGAATTGATTTTGACCAATTCGAAGTTGATCATCACGATAAGAAAATGAAGGACTGGCGTTTTCCACTTGAATCGCTATGGGGCGAAGCACGTATCAAATATTGTAACCAGAAGGGAGTTATGATGAATCTTTTCAATGTGCCACGTTTTGATGTGCCAGAATTGGTTCGTAGTGCAGAAGATGGCAAAGTTTGGCGTGATGTTTGGTTTAAC GCTCCTGGCATGCAATATCGCCCTGGATACAATGAAGACATGGGTGATACGGGCTTACTGTTCAAAGCTAAAGTCCCCTACAATGAACCTATGTAA